ATGCACCCCCGCATGCCGCGCCAGGCGACGTGCCACCTCCAGGGTGTCGAGGCCGCGCTTGCGCACCCCCAGCAGAAGGTGTTCGCCCTCGCCCTCCGGGTTATCGAGCGGGATCTCTTCGACCTGGAAGTCCTCGGGCTCGGCCTTGAGCCGGCCACACAGGGGCGCCCCGCCATGTGCGCCAGGCAGGTCGCGCGTGACGTCCTCGGCAAAGACCAGGGTGGCAGCCGGGGCACTCCCCGATTCAGGCATGGGCCGACAACAGCAACACCACCGCGTGCGCGTCAATGCCCTCGCCACGCCCGGTGTGCCCCATCTTCTCGGTGGTGGTGGCCTTGATGTTGATCTGCGCGGGCGTGGCCGCCATCACCTCGGCCAGGCGTGCGCGCATGGCCTCGATGTGCGGCGACAGGCGCGGCGCCTGCGCGATCACCGTGGCATCCAGGTTGCCCAGCCGGTAGCCGGCCGCGTGTACCCGTGCCATCACCTCGCGCAACAGCAGGGTGCTGTCGATGCCGCGGTAGGCGGGATCGGTATCGGGAAAGTGCCGGCCAATGTCGCCCTCGCCCAGCGCCCCGAGCAGGGCATCGCAGATGGCATGGATCAGCACGTCGCCATCGGAATGCGCGGCCATGCCGCGGTCGTGCGGGATCTGCACACCGCCGATCACCACCGCATCGCCCTCGCAGAAACGATGGGCATCGAAACCGTGTCCTATGCGCATGAGATACCTCATCCGGTCGAACGCCCCGCCCACGGGGACGCCGCCCGATCATACCCGTAAAATCGGCGCATGGAACTGTTCGATACCCATTGCCACCTGGACGTTGCGGCCTTCGATCCCGACCGCGATAGCGTGCTGGCCGCCGCGCGCGCCGCCGGGGTGCGTCACCTGCTGATTCCCGCCATCACGCGTGCCGGCTGGGAGGGCGTGTGGGCGCTGTGCGCCGGCGATCCCGACCTGTATCCGGCGATCGGCCTGCACCCGGTACTGCTCGAGGAACACGATCCGCAACAGGACCTGCTGGCCCTGGAAGACTTCGTGCGCGAACGCCGGCCGGCGGCCATCGGCGAGATCGGACTGGACTTCCAGCTGCGCGAGCTCGACCGTGCACGCCAGCAGGCCCTGTTCGAGGCCCAGCTCGCCATTGCCGAGCGCGAAGGGCTGCCGGTGGTCGTGCATGTGCGCAAGGCACACGATGCGGTGCTCGCCACCCTGCAACGCTACAAGCTGCCCGGGGGGGTCTGCCATGCCTTCAACGGCAGTCTGCAACAGGCGGCCCGCTACCGCGAGCTGGGCTTTCGCCTGGGCTTTGGCGGCATGCTCACCCTGCCCAATGCGCGCCACCTGCGCGAACTGGCCACCCGGTTGCCGCTGAGCGACCTGGTGCTCGAGACCGACGCCCCCGACATGAGCGGCGCCGCCCACCGCTATCAGCGCAACAGCCCGCAATGGCTGCCGGAGGTCCTGGACGTGCTGGCCGAACTGCGCCCCGAGACCCGCGAGGCCATCGCGCGGCAGACCAGCGCCAACGCCCTGGCGGTCCTCGCCGCCGGCCGGGTCGGCGCCTGAAACGAAAGAACCCGCTGGAGACCAGCGGGTTCATCGTGTTGCCGGCGAACACCTCGCTCAGTGAGCGCTGCCCTTGAGCGCGGTGACCATGCCCTCGATGGTGTCCTTGGCGTCGCCGAAGATCAGCGAGACGTTGTCCTGGTAGAACAGCAGGTTGTCCACGCCGGAATAGCCCGGTCGCATGGAACGCTTGAGGAAGTACACGTGCTGTGCCTTGCCGGCCTCGAGGATGGGCATGCCGTAGATGGGACTGGACTGGTCGGTACGCGCGGCGGGATTGACCACGTCGTTGGCGCCGACCACCAGCACCACGTCGGTGGAGGCGAACTCGGGGTTGATGTCGTCCATCTCGAAGACGTGATCGTAGGGGATGTCCGCCTCGGCCAGCAGCACGTTCATGTGCCCGGGCATGCGGCCGGCCACCGGGTGGATGGCGAACTTGACCTCCACGCCCCGCTCCTCGAGCATTTCCATCAGCTCCTTGAGCGCGTGCTGGGCCTGGGCCACGGCCATGCCATAACCGGGCACCACGATGACACGGTTGGCGTCTTCCATCCAGTAGATGGCGTCTTCCACCGAGGCCGACTTGACGCCCTTGTCCGCCGCCACCGCGCCGGCACTGGCCGGGCCACCCCCGGCGTCGCTGCCGAAACCGCCAAACACCACGTTGATGATGGAGCGGTTCATGGCGCGGCACATGATGTACGACAGGATGGCCCCCGAGAAGCCGACCAGTGCGCCGACGATGATCAGCAGATTGTTGTGCAGGGTGAAACCGGTGGCTGCCGCGGCCCAGCCCGAGTAGCTGTTGAGCATGGAGATGATCACCGGCATGTCGGCCCCGCCGATCGGGATGATGAGCGTGAAGCCCAGCACAAAGGACAGCAGGGTCATGACGGTGAGCGACAGCATGGAGCCGGTCATGGCGAAGTGGATCGCCAGCAGCAGGGTGACCACGCCGATGGCGGCGTTCAATGCGTGCTGGCCCGTGAAGCGCACCGGGGCGCCGGAGAGCAGGCCCTGAAGCTTGCCGAAGGCGATCACCGACCCCGAGAAGGTGATGGCACCGATCACGATGCCAGCCGACAATTCGCTCATCAGCACGGCATTGAGGTCACCCGTGATCTGGCGGTTGATGAAGGTACCGACGGCCACCAGCACCGCGGCCATGCCGACGAAGCTGTGCAGGGCCGCCACCAGCTGCGGCATGGCGGTCATCTGCACACGCGCGGCCAGCACGCCGCCGATCACCGCGCCGACCAGCACGCCGGCGACGATGAATCCGTAGGACTGCACCTCGCTGCCCATCAGGGTGGCGACGATGGCGATCACCATGCCGATCATGCCCAGGAAGTTGCCCCGTCGCGCCGAGGCCGGATGGGTCAGCCCCTTGAGCGACAGGATGAACAGGACCGCCGAGACCAGGTATGCCTGGGCCTGGGTATTGGCTGAAATTTCCATGTCGTCCCCTTACTTCTTTTTCTTCTTGAACATCGCCAGCATCCGCTTGGTTACCAGGAAGCCGCCGAAGACGTTGATCGAGGCCAGCAGGACCGCGAAGAAGCCCATGATCTCGGTCAAGCCCGAGGCCTCCTCGGCACCGGCAACCAGCAGCGCGCCGATGATGACGATGCCCGAGATGGCATTGGTCAGCGCCACCAGCGGCGTGTGCAGCGCCGGAGTGACGCCCCAGATCACGAAATAGCCGATGAAACAGGCCAGGACGAATACATACAGTGCTAGGAGTGTGTCAGGCATGATCTTCTCTCATTCGCTCGTTTGCGGCTTGAACTGAGCGGCGGCGGTGATCTCGTCCTCGTCGAGGTCCTTGAGGCTCAGCGAGCCGTCCTCGCCCTTGTCCACCATGATGCCCAGCAGGTTGGCGATGTTGCGCGCGAAAAACGCGCTGGCATCGGTCGCCATCATCGAGGGGTAATTGGTATGGCCGACGATGATCACCCCGTGCTCGGTGACGATCTCGTCGGGTCTGGACAGCGGGCAGTTACCGCCGGAACCGGCGGCCATGTCCACGATCACCGAGCCTTCGCGCATGCGCTCGACCACCTCGGGCGCCACCAGCTGCGGCGCGGGACGGCAGGGGATCTGCGCGGTGGTGATGATGATGTGGGCACGGGCCAGTTCATCGGCCAGCAACTGCTGCTGGCGCGCCTTGGCCTCGTCGGACAGCTCCTTGGCGTAGCCGCCCTCGCCGCTGCCCTCTTCGCCGATGTCCAGGTCGATGGGTTTGGCGCCCAGCGACTCGATCTGCTCGCGCGTCTCGGGGCGGATGTCATAGGCATAGACCTCGGCCCCCAGGCGCCGCGCGGTGGCGATCGCCTGCAGGCCGGCCACGCCGACACCCAGCACCACCACGCGCGCCGGCTTGGCCGAGCCCGCGGCGGTCATCATCATGGGCATGAAGCGCTCGTAGCGCGCGGCCGCCTCGATGACCGCGCGATAGCCACCGATGTTGGCCTGCGAGGAGAGCACGTCCATCGACTGCGCGCGCGAGATGCGCGGGATGCGCTCGAGTGCCAGCACGGCGATGTCACGGGCGCGCAATGTGGAGGCCACCTCGTCCTCCCCGCAGGTCTCGAGCATGCCGATGAACACCGCGCCCTCGCGCATCTGTGCCGCATCCTCGACCGTCGGTCGGCGGACCTTGGCGACAATGTCGCAGGCCAGCGCCTCGGCGCGATCGACCAGCGTGACGCCGGCCTCGGCATAGGTGTCGTCGTGATAGTGCGCGCCTTCGCCGGCACCGCGTTCGACACAGACTTCAAAGCCCTTGCCGATGAGCGACTTGGCGACTTCCGGGGTGATGGCGACGCGCGCCTCTCCAGTCAATGTTTCTTTGGGTATCCCGAGTTTCATGATTCTCGTTGTTCAGGTCGGGAGGGTCCGCCCGCCGTTTTCCGGCCGGGGCCTCGTGTATCGTCAGGAGTTGTATTGAAGGTTTTAATTTCAAAAATTTAGGACATTATCCCCATGCCCAAGGGGAACCGTCAAAAATCCGGTGATCAATGTGTGATCAATTCCCATAATCGCGAATCCTTACCGCTGCTCCAGAACCCCGTCCCGCCACCAGCGCAGCAGCAGCGATCGCAGATCAGGGACATCCCAATCGGGTGGGGGTTCCCCCGCCGGCCAGGATGCCCCCGGCAGGAATCGCCCAGTGCGAACCAGCGCACAGCGCAGTCCGACGCGCGCCGCCCCGGCGATATCGGTATCCGGCCGGTCGCCGACCATCACGCACTCGGCCGCCGACAGCCCCAGGCGTTCCAGCGCCATAACGAACAGCAGGGGTTCGGGCTTGCCGATGGTGGTGGCCCGCAGACCGGTTGCCACCTCGAAAGGCGCAACCAGGGCGCCCCCGCCCGGCAACACGCGGTGCCTGCCCGCCACCACCGCATCCACGCTGGGGTCGGGGTTGGTCGAGACCAGGGTCGCACCGTTGCGGATCAAATCGATGCCGCGGGAGAGCGTGTCATAGTCCAGTCCCGGCCCCTCGCCCACCACCACGAACTCGGCGTTTTCGGCATCCTCGGTACCGTGTTCGGCCAGCACCCGGTGCAGACCATCCGCACCTACGGCAAAGAAACGAAACCCCGGTCGCTCGCGCGCCAGCCAGCGGGCGGTGGCCACGCCACTGGTCAGCACATCCGCCGGATCGGATCGTGGCAGGCCCAGCGCGGCGAGGTGGTCGGCCACTTCCACGGGGGTACGGATGGGATTGTTGGTGACGAACACCCGCGGCAGATGCGCCGTGGCCTCGAGAAAGCGCCGGGCATGAGGCAACAGCCGGCTGCCGTGGTACAGCACCCCGTCCATGTCCAGCAACAGCCCCCGGGGCCGGAAACCCATGGTCCTCTCCCAGCAAGTACGACGGGCCGCGATACTGCGCGATCGGACGGCCAGGCACAAGGGGGAACGGATCAGGGATGGTCCCCTGCAGGAGCGGCGTCCTCGCCGCGAGTGTTCGGCCCGCGGACGGGCCTCCTGCCTGTGGGAGCGGCGTCCTCGCCGCGAACCGACCAAGCGCACGCCCTGGAACCCACTCCCGTATCGCAGATGGATATCCTGCATTCATCAATGGCCCAGTGCTCGCTACAATGCGCGCGTGCGCGGTACACCAGGACAGGCAGCATGAGCGACAAGGCATCCGATTTTTCCCGACGGCTCAACGGACGGTTCACCGGCATCCTGCGCTGGGAAGACCTCGACCGCCTGTGGGAGACCCTCAACGGCTCGGGCAAGGCCTGGTACTTCTACCAGGTGGGCAGCGAACTGCCGGCCTTGCCGCTCAAGGGCGACGGCTTGCGCCATGCCCTGAGCGAACTCGACCAGCTGCTGCACACCGATCACGACCACGACTATTGCGGCATCGTCTACGTGGACGACCGCGAATCCCCCACCTTGGTCAAGGTGTACGACCCCAACAACCTGGGCTCGTCCTGCGGCAGCAGCGGCATGACCATCCCGCCGCGCTGGATCATCAGCCTCGAGCGCCCCACCGAGGTGATCGACGATGCCCCCACCCCGCGCAACCGCCAGCGCTGGTGGCAGCGCCTGTTCAGCTGAATCCCGGCGAGAGATCATGCAAGCCGCCACACGCCACTACGCGGTGATCACCGCCGGCTACTGGGGCTTCACCCTCACCGACGGCGCCATCCGCATGCTGGTGGTGTTGTATTTCCACCAGCTGGGCTATTCGCCCTTCGAGGTGGCCATGCTGTTCCTCTTCTACGAGTTCTTCGGCGTGGTCACCAACCTGGTAGGCGGCTGGCTGGGTGCGCGCATCGGGCTCAACCTGACCATGCACATCGGCATGGCCCTGCAGATAGTGGCATTGCTGATGCTGACCGCGCCCGATGCCTGGTTGAGCGTGCCCTGGGTGATGGCGGCACAGGCGCTCTCGGGCATCGCCAAGGATCTCAACAAGATGTCGGCCAAGGCCTCGGTCAAGGCCATCACCGCCTGGCTGCTGCCCGCCGGTGTCGGACGCATGCGCTCGAAACCCCGGTTCACCCAGGTCTTCTCCCGGGTGGCGGCCGTCAACTGGTTGTCGGCCGCGCGCTTCCTGCTGTTCGGCGCGCGTGACGTGTGGTTCGTGGTGGCCCTCCCGGTGTTTCTCTACGACCGCCTGGGCTGGGACTTCTGGCAGGTGGGCAGTTTCCTCGCCCTGTGGGTAATCGGCTACGGGCTGGTACAAGCCACCACTCCCGGGCTGCTGCGCGGACGCCGGCGCCTGCCCGGCGGGCGCACTGCCCTTTACTGGGTTGCGACCCTGGCCCTGGTGCCGACCGGCATGGCGCTGGCACTCGACCAGGGCCTGCCCCCCCACGTGGTGCTGATCGGCGGCCTGACATTGTTCGGCCTGGTCTTCGCGGTCAATTCCGCGGTCCATTCCTACCTGATACTCGCTTATTCCGAGCAGGACGACGTGGCCCTGCGCGTCGGCTTCTATTACATGGCCAATGCCGGCGGGCGCCTGGCCGGCACCGTGCTCTCGGGGCTGATCTACCAGCAACAAGGCATCGAAGGCTGCCTGTGGTGGTCGGCCGGCATGCTGGCAGGTGCCGCCCTGTTGTCCCTCCCCCTGCCCCAACCGGCCTCGCCGACCCCCCGGCACCCCGCTGGCGCCCCAATGTCGGATAATAGCCAGATCACAGAGAGGTAGTCCCATGCTGCAGATCGACCCCCGTACCCCGCCGCCGAGCTTCGCCCTGTTCCAGCTCGGCTTCCGACCCTTCTTCAGCGGCGCGGCCCTGTTCGGCATCACCGCCGTCGGCCTGTGGATGGCGACCTATGTCTTCGGACGCCATGCCTCGCCTCCGGCGCTGCCGCCGGTGGTCTGGCACGGTCACGAGATGGTCTTCGGCTACGCCATGGCGGTGGTGGCCGGCTTCCTGCTCACTGCGGTGAGCAACTGGACCGGCCAGCCCAGCCTCAAGGGCCCCTCGCTGGCCGTCACCTTTGCCCTGTGGCTGGGCGCGCGGGTGGCCTTCTATGTCCCCGGCAACGGGCTATGGCTGGCCGCAGCGGCCGACCTGGCGTTTCTGTGCGCCCTGCTCTACGGCGTGGCCCGCCCGGTGCTGCGAGTACGGCAATGGAAACAGGTCGGCATCCTCGCCAAGCTGATGCTGATGCTGGCCGCCAGCGCCAGCTTCTACGCCGGCGCGCTGGGCTACCTGGCCGAAGGCATCCAGTGGGGGCTCTATGGCGGGCTGTACCTCATCCTCGCACTGGTATTCATGATGGCTCGCCGGGTGGTGCCGTTTTTCATCGAACGCGGCGTGGACGAGGACTTCGTCCCGCGCAACCGCCGCTGGCTGGACATCGCCAGCCTGTTCGGTGTGCTGGTCTGGGCGGTGTTCGAGGTCTTCCTGCCGGGGCAGACAATGGTCATCGGCCTGCTCAGCCTGCCCCTGTTCTGCATGCATGCCCTGCGCCTGGTCGACTGGCACACCCCCGGCATCTGGCGCAAGCCGCTGCTGTGGTCACTATTCCTGGGCTATGGCGCGCTGGTGGCCGGCTTCGGCCTGCGCGTGCTCTCGGTATGGGGCGAGGTCTCCCCCTTCATCGCCCTGCACGCCTTCGCCTACGGCGGCATCGGCATGATGACCCTGGGCATGATGTCGCGGGTCGCCCTGGGACACACCGGGCGCAACGTGTTCTCGCCACCACCGGCCATCCGCTGGTTCCTGGGACTGCTCGCCGCCGGCGCGCTGAGCCGGGTGCTGCTGCCACTGCTCGACGGCGCGCACTACACCCTGTGGATCGGGCTTTCGCAGACGCTGTGGATGCTGGCCTTCGCCCACTTCGCACTCATCTACCTGCCGATGCTGGCACGCCCCCGCGTCGACGGTCGTCCTGGCTGAACAGCGTCCTCGCGGCGAACATTCGGCCCGAGGCGGGCCTCCTGCCGTGGGTGTTCGGCCCGAGGACGGGCCTCCTACCCGTAGGAGCGGCGTCCCCGCCGCGAACGGTCCGCCCAACCCGCAGGATGGACAAGCCCATCGAAACCGGGTCCGAGGATTTGATGGGCACGCCGTGCCCTGCCCATCACAGGGCGAGCCCGTGCGCCCGGGCCATCAGAATGGCAAGCGCACCACCACGCGCAGACCGCCCAGTTCGCTGTCATCGAGTTCGAGCCGGCCATCGTAGCTGTCGACGATCTCGCGCACGATGGACAGACCCAGGCCGTGTCCTTCGACCCGCTCGTCGAGACGGCGGCCGCGTTCGAGCAGGCGTTCGCGTTGCGGCCCGGGCACACCCGGACCATCGTCCTCGATGACGGGCAAGAAACTGCCCTGCTCGATCGACAGGCGCAGCACGGCACGCGAGGCCGCCCACTTGCAGGCGTTGTCGAGCAGATTGCCGACCAGTTCGAGCATGTCTTCCCGGTCCAGCGGCAGTTCACGCAAGGTCTCGGGTACGACCAGCTCGATGGCGACCTGTTCATGGATGCGTCCCAGCACCTCGACCAGATCTTGCAGATCGGAACCCGGCTGCCATTGTTCGCCGGTCGGTCCGCTGCCGGCGATGCGCGCACGCCGCAGTTCGCGTTCCACGATCTCGCCGATGCGGGAGGCCTGTCCCTTCAGGCGCTCGCGCAAGGCATCCGGTGCCACCGAGGCGATGTCCTGCATCAGCAGGTTCAGCGGCGTCTTCAGCGCGTGCGCCATATCGCCCAGGCCATTGCGCGAGCGTTGCAGGCGCTGGTGCAGCGAGCGCACCATGCGGTTGAGCGCGTCGATCAGGGGCTGAATCTCTTCGGGAACCGGCTGGTCGATACACTCGCGCCCGCCCTCGGCAAGCTCGTCGAGCTGTCGCCGCACGCCGGCCAGCGGACGCAGCGCGCGACGGATATGCCAGCGCTGCAGCAACAGCAATATCAATGCCGCCAACAGCGTGATGACCACGAACACCAGGTCGAGCCGCTCCATCGCCTCTTCCAGCGGCTCGATGTCTTCAGCCACCACTGCCCAGATAAGATGTCCCTGCTTGCGGTAGGCCGCCTGTCGCAGCAATACCAGCTTGCCACCCGGTCCCGCTACCACGGCCGTTTCCACCTCGCCGGATCGCAGAGGACGCAACGGCAGGTCCTCGTCCCAGAGCGAACGCGACTGGAAGCGGCGCTCGTCGACACGCACCACGTAGTAGTGCCCCGAACGGGGCTGCAGGTAGGGACCGGCCAGCACATGTTCATCGAACACCAGCCGCCCGGTGGACCAGTCGAGCGCCGAGACCAGGGTTTCGGCGTCATGTTGCAGACGACTGCCGATCAGGGTCACCACACCGTCGTGCATGG
The sequence above is a segment of the endosymbiont of unidentified scaly snail isolate Monju genome. Coding sequences within it:
- a CDS encoding HAD-IIA family hydrolase, with protein sequence MGFRPRGLLLDMDGVLYHGSRLLPHARRFLEATAHLPRVFVTNNPIRTPVEVADHLAALGLPRSDPADVLTSGVATARWLARERPGFRFFAVGADGLHRVLAEHGTEDAENAEFVVVGEGPGLDYDTLSRGIDLIRNGATLVSTNPDPSVDAVVAGRHRVLPGGGALVAPFEVATGLRATTIGKPEPLLFVMALERLGLSAAECVMVGDRPDTDIAGAARVGLRCALVRTGRFLPGASWPAGEPPPDWDVPDLRSLLLRWWRDGVLEQR
- a CDS encoding NAD(P)(+) transhydrogenase (Re/Si-specific) subunit beta, with translation MSANTQAQAYLVSAVLFILSLKGLTHPASARRGNFLGMIGMVIAIVATLMGSEVQSYGFIVAGVLVGAVIGGVLAARVQMTAMPQLVAALHSFVGMAAVLVAVGTFINRQITGDLNAVLMSELSAGIVIGAITFSGSVIAFGKLQGLLSGAPVRFTGQHALNAAIGVVTLLLAIHFAMTGSMLSLTVMTLLSFVLGFTLIIPIGGADMPVIISMLNSYSGWAAAATGFTLHNNLLIIVGALVGFSGAILSYIMCRAMNRSIINVVFGGFGSDAGGGPASAGAVAADKGVKSASVEDAIYWMEDANRVIVVPGYGMAVAQAQHALKELMEMLEERGVEVKFAIHPVAGRMPGHMNVLLAEADIPYDHVFEMDDINPEFASTDVVLVVGANDVVNPAARTDQSSPIYGMPILEAGKAQHVYFLKRSMRPGYSGVDNLLFYQDNVSLIFGDAKDTIEGMVTALKGSAH
- a CDS encoding TatD family hydrolase — protein: MELFDTHCHLDVAAFDPDRDSVLAAARAAGVRHLLIPAITRAGWEGVWALCAGDPDLYPAIGLHPVLLEEHDPQQDLLALEDFVRERRPAAIGEIGLDFQLRELDRARQQALFEAQLAIAEREGLPVVVHVRKAHDAVLATLQRYKLPGGVCHAFNGSLQQAARYRELGFRLGFGGMLTLPNARHLRELATRLPLSDLVLETDAPDMSGAAHRYQRNSPQWLPEVLDVLAELRPETREAIARQTSANALAVLAAGRVGA
- a CDS encoding sensor histidine kinase; translated protein: MISLRRQLWRSGVLVVVLLSLVFWGAGRWAMHDGVVTLIGSRLQHDAETLVSALDWSTGRLVFDEHVLAGPYLQPRSGHYYVVRVDERRFQSRSLWDEDLPLRPLRSGEVETAVVAGPGGKLVLLRQAAYRKQGHLIWAVVAEDIEPLEEAMERLDLVFVVITLLAALILLLLQRWHIRRALRPLAGVRRQLDELAEGGRECIDQPVPEEIQPLIDALNRMVRSLHQRLQRSRNGLGDMAHALKTPLNLLMQDIASVAPDALRERLKGQASRIGEIVERELRRARIAGSGPTGEQWQPGSDLQDLVEVLGRIHEQVAIELVVPETLRELPLDREDMLELVGNLLDNACKWAASRAVLRLSIEQGSFLPVIEDDGPGVPGPQRERLLERGRRLDERVEGHGLGLSIVREIVDSYDGRLELDDSELGGLRVVVRLPF
- a CDS encoding MFS transporter, whose translation is MQAATRHYAVITAGYWGFTLTDGAIRMLVVLYFHQLGYSPFEVAMLFLFYEFFGVVTNLVGGWLGARIGLNLTMHIGMALQIVALLMLTAPDAWLSVPWVMAAQALSGIAKDLNKMSAKASVKAITAWLLPAGVGRMRSKPRFTQVFSRVAAVNWLSAARFLLFGARDVWFVVALPVFLYDRLGWDFWQVGSFLALWVIGYGLVQATTPGLLRGRRRLPGGRTALYWVATLALVPTGMALALDQGLPPHVVLIGGLTLFGLVFAVNSAVHSYLILAYSEQDDVALRVGFYYMANAGGRLAGTVLSGLIYQQQGIEGCLWWSAGMLAGAALLSLPLPQPASPTPRHPAGAPMSDNSQITER
- a CDS encoding Re/Si-specific NAD(P)(+) transhydrogenase subunit alpha, whose amino-acid sequence is MKLGIPKETLTGEARVAITPEVAKSLIGKGFEVCVERGAGEGAHYHDDTYAEAGVTLVDRAEALACDIVAKVRRPTVEDAAQMREGAVFIGMLETCGEDEVASTLRARDIAVLALERIPRISRAQSMDVLSSQANIGGYRAVIEAAARYERFMPMMMTAAGSAKPARVVVLGVGVAGLQAIATARRLGAEVYAYDIRPETREQIESLGAKPIDLDIGEEGSGEGGYAKELSDEAKARQQQLLADELARAHIIITTAQIPCRPAPQLVAPEVVERMREGSVIVDMAAGSGGNCPLSRPDEIVTEHGVIIVGHTNYPSMMATDASAFFARNIANLLGIMVDKGEDGSLSLKDLDEDEITAAAQFKPQTSE
- a CDS encoding NnrS family protein encodes the protein MLQIDPRTPPPSFALFQLGFRPFFSGAALFGITAVGLWMATYVFGRHASPPALPPVVWHGHEMVFGYAMAVVAGFLLTAVSNWTGQPSLKGPSLAVTFALWLGARVAFYVPGNGLWLAAAADLAFLCALLYGVARPVLRVRQWKQVGILAKLMLMLAASASFYAGALGYLAEGIQWGLYGGLYLILALVFMMARRVVPFFIERGVDEDFVPRNRRWLDIASLFGVLVWAVFEVFLPGQTMVIGLLSLPLFCMHALRLVDWHTPGIWRKPLLWSLFLGYGALVAGFGLRVLSVWGEVSPFIALHAFAYGGIGMMTLGMMSRVALGHTGRNVFSPPPAIRWFLGLLAAGALSRVLLPLLDGAHYTLWIGLSQTLWMLAFAHFALIYLPMLARPRVDGRPG
- a CDS encoding proton-translocating transhydrogenase family protein gives rise to the protein MPDTLLALYVFVLACFIGYFVIWGVTPALHTPLVALTNAISGIVIIGALLVAGAEEASGLTEIMGFFAVLLASINVFGGFLVTKRMLAMFKKKKK
- the ispF gene encoding 2-C-methyl-D-erythritol 2,4-cyclodiphosphate synthase, which gives rise to MRIGHGFDAHRFCEGDAVVIGGVQIPHDRGMAAHSDGDVLIHAICDALLGALGEGDIGRHFPDTDPAYRGIDSTLLLREVMARVHAAGYRLGNLDATVIAQAPRLSPHIEAMRARLAEVMAATPAQINIKATTTEKMGHTGRGEGIDAHAVVLLLSAHA